A single window of Vibrio alfacsensis DNA harbors:
- a CDS encoding fructosamine kinase family protein: MWQAISQQLSDTLLFEFQIKEKVRLSGGDISESYMINDGEQRYFVKINDREFLSKFEVEAESLHLLRETSTVFVPEVVLVGKTKTHAFIILNYLPTKPLDDPKNSFVFGQKLAELHSWGEQKEFGFDTDNYIGSTLQPNQWHKKWNVFFAEQRIGWQLQLLKEKGISLVDIDDFIGVVKQLLANHTPSPSLLHGDLWNGNSALTPFGPICFDPACYWGDRECDMAMTELFGGFQQEFYQGYESVMPLTPGYDDRKDVYNLYHVLNHCNLFGGHYLEQAQSTIKKIISY; the protein is encoded by the coding sequence ATGTGGCAAGCAATATCGCAACAGCTCTCTGATACTTTGTTGTTCGAATTTCAAATCAAAGAGAAAGTAAGACTTTCTGGAGGGGATATTAGTGAAAGCTATATGATCAACGATGGCGAACAGCGCTACTTCGTTAAGATTAATGACCGAGAATTTCTCTCCAAATTTGAAGTTGAGGCGGAGAGTCTCCACCTTTTACGTGAAACATCGACCGTATTTGTACCTGAAGTCGTTTTAGTCGGAAAAACCAAAACACATGCGTTCATTATTTTGAACTACCTCCCGACCAAACCGTTGGATGATCCAAAGAACAGCTTCGTTTTTGGACAAAAGCTAGCCGAATTACATTCATGGGGCGAGCAAAAAGAATTTGGTTTCGATACAGACAATTACATTGGTTCTACATTGCAGCCAAATCAATGGCATAAGAAATGGAACGTCTTTTTTGCCGAGCAGCGTATTGGCTGGCAGTTACAACTCCTAAAAGAAAAAGGCATTTCTTTGGTCGACATTGATGACTTTATTGGCGTCGTGAAACAGCTTCTTGCCAATCACACACCATCCCCGTCATTACTTCATGGTGACCTTTGGAATGGTAACTCTGCTCTAACTCCATTTGGCCCTATCTGCTTTGATCCTGCTTGCTATTGGGGTGACCGAGAATGTGACATGGCTATGACGGAATTATTTGGTGGATTCCAACAAGAATTTTATCAAGGATATGAATCAGTTATGCCTCTTACTCCTGGTTACGATGACCGTAAAGATGTCTATAACCTCTATCATGTCCTTAACCACTGTAATCTTTTTGGTGGTCACTATTTGGAACAAGCACAGTCCACAATAAAGAAAATCATTTCTTATTGA
- a CDS encoding CPXCG motif-containing cysteine-rich protein, with product MQNYTERHVKCPHCGHSIGITLDASNGNQEFYDDCPACCHAIHLNMKVDELHDKVELFIDDNYE from the coding sequence ATGCAAAATTATACTGAAAGACATGTGAAATGCCCCCATTGTGGGCACTCAATTGGTATTACTCTAGATGCGAGTAATGGAAACCAAGAATTTTATGATGATTGCCCTGCGTGCTGTCATGCCATTCACTTAAATATGAAAGTGGATGAATTGCATGACAAAGTTGAGCTGTTTATCGACGACAACTATGAATAG
- a CDS encoding response regulator: MKILICDDSAVARKLISRSIVQESSIRLLESQDGAEALQVLAEQNIDVLFLDLTMPVMDGFEVLKRLPVSQHPTKVVVVSGDIQQEAKQRCLDLGAVDFIAKPLAMEQVAQLYERIGLRYADNGGKRAPNSGSGEREISPLAKFREIANIALGKGAAIMADHLQEFIHLPVPHVGPLTSGELHMTLVDVISRERSVAVAQRFVGGGIHGEALVCLRGNDINQIGERLGYLAEFTPYNEIILNVSNLLVSSFLTSLGTQLDKQFSMRQPSILETLTPYDESKCESGDLFTMEYTYMAEELDFECEVLFLIDKPSVDIIYEIMESI, encoded by the coding sequence ATGAAAATACTGATTTGTGATGACTCTGCTGTGGCAAGAAAGTTGATCTCTCGCTCTATCGTGCAAGAGTCATCAATACGTCTGTTGGAATCGCAAGACGGAGCCGAAGCACTTCAGGTTCTAGCCGAACAAAATATTGACGTTCTGTTTTTAGATTTGACCATGCCAGTAATGGACGGTTTTGAAGTACTCAAACGACTACCAGTAAGCCAGCACCCAACGAAAGTTGTGGTCGTATCTGGAGACATTCAGCAAGAGGCAAAGCAACGCTGTCTCGATCTCGGTGCCGTCGACTTTATTGCAAAACCCTTAGCGATGGAACAAGTTGCCCAGCTCTATGAACGAATCGGCCTACGTTATGCAGATAATGGCGGAAAGCGGGCACCTAACAGCGGCAGTGGTGAGCGTGAAATTTCACCGTTGGCGAAGTTTAGAGAAATTGCAAATATCGCTCTAGGTAAAGGGGCCGCAATTATGGCTGACCACTTACAAGAGTTTATTCACTTACCTGTTCCCCATGTTGGTCCGTTAACCAGTGGTGAATTGCATATGACGCTCGTTGATGTTATTAGCCGAGAACGGTCCGTCGCGGTTGCTCAACGTTTTGTTGGTGGTGGTATTCACGGTGAAGCGCTTGTGTGCTTGCGAGGTAATGACATCAACCAAATTGGTGAAAGACTCGGCTATTTGGCGGAGTTTACTCCCTACAATGAGATCATTTTGAATGTCTCAAATTTACTTGTTTCTTCATTCTTGACCTCGTTAGGCACGCAGTTAGATAAGCAGTTTTCCATGCGTCAACCAAGTATTTTAGAGACGCTTACTCCATATGATGAGAGTAAATGTGAATCGGGTGATTTGTTTACTATGGAATATACCTATATGGCTGAGGAACTCGATTTTGAGTGTGAAGTTTTGTTTCTTATTGACAAGCCATCGGTTGATATTATCTATGAAATCATGGAGTCAATATAA
- a CDS encoding AAA family ATPase — MMSNAKLILIRGLPGSGKTTLAKQLAYCLNAKHFEADMYFENAQGDYLFDHNKLGDAHDWCFCQTKKWLKRSHIVIVSNTFVRHWEMKRYLQYCKKHHVEFEIKVCGGTFTSIHNVPSEVIEKMREKWQP; from the coding sequence ATTATGTCCAACGCAAAACTCATTTTAATCCGCGGTTTGCCTGGTTCGGGTAAAACGACATTGGCTAAACAACTGGCTTATTGTCTGAATGCAAAACATTTCGAAGCAGATATGTATTTTGAAAATGCTCAGGGAGACTATCTCTTTGATCATAACAAGCTTGGCGATGCACATGACTGGTGTTTTTGCCAAACCAAAAAATGGTTGAAACGAAGCCATATCGTGATTGTGAGTAATACATTTGTCAGGCATTGGGAAATGAAACGCTACTTACAATATTGCAAAAAACATCATGTAGAATTTGAAATTAAAGTTTGTGGCGGAACGTTTACAAGTATTCACAATGTTCCGAGTGAAGTCATAGAGAAAATGCGGGAAAAATGGCAACCTTAA
- a CDS encoding DNA ligase, which translates to MPLKLTLISIAILSSAPIHAESTPLPPVSLAESYQNGIDVSQYWYSEKLDGIRAYWTGQHFVTRNGNRIYAPDWFTKALPDFPLDGELWAGRGNFHLVQQTVLDKKPVEAAWRQIDFMIFDMPYSAGDYQKRYYNIQALVFDIDVQHIKYVEHRAIKDEEHLFYQLDRIAQSDGEGVMLRKVSSRYQAGRGSDLLKLKRYEDAEARVIGYKPGTGRLLGMMGALLVRLDDGTEFYIGSGFTDELRKTPPQIGTTITFRHNGHTHTGKPRFARFLRERVQ; encoded by the coding sequence ATGCCGCTCAAACTCACACTAATATCAATAGCGATTCTTTCTTCTGCGCCGATTCATGCAGAGTCCACACCATTGCCTCCTGTGTCGTTAGCTGAGTCGTACCAAAATGGTATTGATGTTTCCCAATATTGGTATAGTGAAAAGTTAGATGGCATAAGAGCCTACTGGACAGGGCAGCATTTCGTGACACGCAATGGGAATCGTATCTATGCGCCTGACTGGTTTACGAAAGCTCTGCCAGATTTCCCGCTCGATGGTGAGTTGTGGGCTGGACGAGGGAATTTCCATTTAGTCCAGCAAACCGTGCTTGATAAAAAACCAGTTGAAGCGGCATGGCGACAGATCGATTTCATGATTTTTGACATGCCATACTCGGCGGGAGACTACCAGAAACGCTACTATAATATTCAAGCATTGGTGTTTGATATCGATGTCCAGCACATAAAATACGTCGAACATCGGGCGATAAAAGATGAGGAGCATCTGTTTTATCAATTGGATCGTATTGCACAGTCTGATGGTGAAGGCGTCATGCTGAGAAAGGTTTCTAGCCGATATCAAGCAGGCAGGGGCAGTGACTTACTTAAGCTGAAACGATATGAAGATGCTGAAGCGAGAGTGATAGGTTACAAGCCTGGTACAGGTCGCTTACTCGGTATGATGGGAGCGTTATTGGTAAGATTGGACGATGGTACAGAGTTTTACATTGGCAGTGGATTCACTGATGAATTGAGGAAAACCCCTCCTCAAATTGGCACAACAATAACGTTTCGACACAATGGCCACACCCATACAGGAAAGCCTAGATTTGCACGATTTTTAAGGGAAAGAGTGCAATAG
- a CDS encoding MATE family efflux transporter, whose product MHRYKEEASSLIKLATPVLIASVAQTGMGFVDTVMAGGVSATDMAAVSVASSIWLPSILFGIGLLMALVPIVAQLNGSGRRNQIPFEIQQGAVLALLISVPILGVLFQTQFILQIMDVEAVMAEKTIGYIHAVMFAVPAFLLFQTLRSLTDGMSLTKPAMVIGFIGLMLNIPLNWVFVYGKFGAPALGGVGCGVATAIVYWVMFSLLLLYVTTSARLKSINLFGEFHKPQLKAQIRLFKLGFPVAAALFFEVTLFAVVALLVSPLGSIVVAAHQVAINFSSLVFMLPMSIGAAVSIRVGHRLGENNVDGARVASRVGIMVGLCLSFMTAFITVAFSESIAKLYTSNAEVITLAMQLFILAAIYQCTDAVQVVAAGALRGYKDMRAIFNRTFIAYWILGLPIGYVLGRTDWIVEPMGAQGFWLGFIIGLTSAAILLGVRLRWMHHQEPQVQLNFHSNNFCKNKFRASVVLAF is encoded by the coding sequence GTGCATCGCTACAAAGAAGAGGCGTCAAGCCTAATTAAGCTAGCAACCCCTGTGTTGATCGCTTCTGTCGCACAAACAGGCATGGGTTTTGTTGATACCGTCATGGCTGGCGGTGTGAGCGCAACAGATATGGCTGCCGTTTCCGTTGCTTCTAGCATTTGGTTACCATCCATTTTATTTGGTATTGGGCTACTAATGGCGCTCGTACCAATTGTTGCCCAATTGAATGGCTCCGGTCGCCGAAATCAAATTCCGTTTGAAATTCAACAAGGTGCGGTACTTGCGCTTCTGATCAGTGTGCCTATTTTAGGTGTGCTATTTCAGACTCAATTTATTCTGCAGATCATGGACGTTGAAGCGGTGATGGCAGAGAAAACCATCGGTTATATCCATGCCGTTATGTTTGCTGTACCTGCGTTCTTACTCTTCCAAACGTTGCGAAGCCTAACAGATGGCATGTCTTTAACAAAACCGGCCATGGTGATCGGCTTTATCGGACTTATGCTAAATATCCCACTTAACTGGGTGTTCGTCTATGGTAAGTTTGGTGCACCGGCCCTTGGTGGTGTCGGTTGTGGCGTGGCGACAGCCATTGTTTACTGGGTAATGTTCAGTCTTTTATTGCTTTACGTTACGACGTCTGCCCGACTAAAAAGCATCAATCTTTTTGGTGAATTCCATAAACCACAGCTAAAAGCGCAAATTCGCCTATTTAAGCTTGGTTTTCCTGTTGCGGCTGCACTCTTTTTTGAAGTAACACTGTTTGCCGTGGTTGCGCTTTTGGTTTCGCCGCTCGGTTCAATTGTTGTGGCAGCACACCAAGTTGCCATTAACTTCTCATCACTGGTGTTCATGCTACCAATGAGTATTGGTGCCGCGGTCAGTATTCGTGTTGGTCATCGCCTAGGTGAAAATAATGTGGATGGTGCTCGTGTCGCGTCTCGCGTTGGTATCATGGTCGGCCTCTGCTTGTCGTTTATGACGGCATTTATCACGGTAGCTTTCAGTGAGTCCATTGCGAAACTATACACAAGCAATGCCGAAGTCATTACCCTAGCAATGCAATTGTTTATCCTGGCCGCTATTTATCAATGTACCGATGCGGTACAAGTTGTCGCAGCAGGCGCACTTCGTGGTTACAAAGACATGCGGGCGATTTTCAATCGTACGTTTATTGCGTACTGGATCCTTGGTTTGCCGATCGGTTATGTCCTTGGCCGTACAGATTGGATTGTTGAACCGATGGGCGCACAGGGTTTTTGGCTAGGCTTTATTATTGGCCTAACTTCTGCTGCAATCTTACTTGGTGTTCGTTTACGTTGGATGCATCATCAAGAACCACAAGTACAATTGAATTTTCACAGCAATAACTTTTGTAAAAATAAATTTAGAGCCAGCGTTGTGCTGGCTTTTTGA
- a CDS encoding riboflavin synthase subunit alpha translates to MFTGIVQGTAKIVHIDKKERFQTHIVELQGHLAQGLEIGASVAHNGCCLTVTKIEGEQVSFDLMQATLALTNLGELTSGDCVNIERAAKFGDEIGGHSMSGHISLMGQIVEVLDTPNNRTIWFEVPEGSMKYVLSKGYIGLDGCSLTIGEVTDNRFSVHLIPETLQRTLFGGRKVGDKVNIEFDPQTQAIVDTVERVLAAKHLA, encoded by the coding sequence ATGTTTACAGGAATAGTGCAGGGCACAGCGAAAATTGTTCACATTGATAAAAAGGAACGTTTTCAAACTCATATCGTTGAATTACAAGGGCACTTAGCGCAGGGATTAGAGATCGGTGCATCGGTCGCTCATAATGGTTGTTGTTTGACGGTGACGAAAATAGAGGGCGAGCAAGTTAGCTTTGATTTGATGCAAGCCACGCTAGCGTTAACGAACCTCGGAGAACTAACGTCTGGAGACTGCGTTAATATTGAGCGAGCAGCAAAATTTGGCGATGAGATTGGCGGACACAGCATGTCTGGCCACATTAGTCTCATGGGGCAGATTGTAGAGGTGCTTGATACGCCCAATAACCGTACGATTTGGTTTGAAGTGCCTGAGGGTTCAATGAAGTATGTGTTGTCAAAAGGCTATATTGGTTTAGATGGTTGTTCTCTAACGATTGGAGAAGTGACGGATAATCGATTCTCGGTGCATTTGATTCCTGAAACTTTACAAAGAACCTTATTTGGTGGTCGTAAGGTTGGGGATAAGGTGAATATTGAATTTGATCCTCAAACACAAGCCATTGTCGATACGGTTGAACGAGTCCTTGCGGCGAAACACTTGGCTTAG